One region of Flavobacterium pisciphilum genomic DNA includes:
- a CDS encoding SRPBCC family protein, translating into MKVYKKESVQHINASLEECWTFFSNPKNLQVITPKSMGFEVTDYDNKLMYPGQIIQYKITPLLGIKLNWMTEITIVKENNYFIDEQRFGPYTLWHHKHFFEATANGTKMTDVVHYALPLGFIGRIMNALIVKNELKMIFGYRHKKIEELFNTK; encoded by the coding sequence ATGAAAGTATATAAAAAAGAATCAGTTCAACATATCAATGCTAGCTTAGAAGAATGCTGGACTTTTTTTTCTAACCCGAAGAACTTACAAGTAATAACTCCTAAGTCTATGGGTTTTGAGGTTACTGATTATGATAATAAATTAATGTATCCAGGACAAATCATTCAATATAAAATTACTCCTCTTTTAGGAATTAAGTTAAACTGGATGACTGAAATAACAATAGTAAAAGAAAACAATTACTTTATAGATGAGCAACGTTTTGGGCCTTACACCTTATGGCATCATAAACATTTCTTTGAGGCTACTGCCAATGGAACCAAAATGACTGATGTAGTACATTATGCACTACCGTTAGGTTTTATAGGTCGAATCATGAATGCTCTTATTGTAAAAAATGAATTGAAAATGATTTTCGGATACCGTCATAAAAAGATAGAAGAACTTTTTAATACTAAATAA
- a CDS encoding cryptochrome/photolyase family protein: protein MNKQKVSFFWFRRDLRLDDNRGLFHALESPFPVIPLFIFDDAILESLPKDDARVSFIYDSLEKINIELNSSGSSLLIKKGKTTEIWKSLIEEFNIQNVFFNKDYEPYAIKRDLFISDLLKQNGIPAFSYKDHVVFEEKEITKSDGLPYTIYTPYKNKWLEKYKMDGEAIAYTTVGLFSNFYKSQFPFPSINQIGFKKSTIVVLPHNLKNISNYHETRDFPALDSTSYLSPHLRFGTVSIRKLVNWAAHKNQVFLSELIWREFFIQILFSFPNVVDRNFKSAYDGIQWINNENDFKRWCSGTTGYPMVDAGMRQLNETGYMHNRVRMVVASFLCKHLLISWQWGEAYFAEKLLDYELASNVGNWQWAAGTGCDAAPYFRVFNPEIQLKKFDEKGIYIRKWIPEFDLGYNEPMIEHAFARDRAIATYKKGILR, encoded by the coding sequence ATGAACAAACAAAAAGTTAGTTTTTTTTGGTTCAGACGTGATTTACGTTTAGACGACAATCGCGGTTTATTTCACGCACTTGAATCTCCATTTCCTGTCATTCCTTTATTTATTTTTGATGATGCAATTCTTGAAAGTCTTCCTAAAGATGATGCTCGAGTTAGTTTTATATATGATTCTCTAGAGAAAATCAATATTGAATTGAATTCAAGCGGAAGTTCTCTTTTAATTAAAAAGGGGAAAACCACTGAAATTTGGAAATCTCTTATCGAAGAATTCAATATCCAAAACGTTTTTTTCAATAAAGATTATGAACCTTATGCAATAAAAAGAGATTTATTCATCTCTGATTTACTAAAACAAAATGGCATTCCTGCCTTTTCATACAAAGACCATGTTGTATTTGAAGAAAAAGAAATCACAAAATCAGATGGACTACCTTATACTATATATACTCCGTATAAAAATAAATGGTTGGAGAAATATAAAATGGATGGAGAAGCTATAGCATATACTACTGTTGGTCTTTTTTCTAATTTTTATAAAAGTCAATTTCCTTTTCCATCGATAAATCAAATCGGATTTAAAAAAAGTACAATTGTTGTACTGCCACATAATCTGAAAAATATTTCGAATTACCACGAAACACGTGATTTTCCAGCTTTAGATTCAACTTCATATCTATCTCCTCATTTACGATTTGGTACTGTTAGTATCCGAAAATTAGTAAATTGGGCTGCTCATAAAAATCAAGTTTTTTTGAGTGAATTAATATGGAGAGAGTTTTTTATTCAAATTTTATTTAGTTTTCCGAATGTCGTTGACCGCAATTTTAAATCAGCTTACGATGGAATTCAATGGATAAACAACGAAAATGATTTTAAACGTTGGTGTTCCGGTACTACTGGCTACCCAATGGTTGATGCTGGAATGCGTCAGCTTAACGAAACTGGATATATGCACAATCGCGTTCGAATGGTTGTTGCTAGTTTTTTATGTAAGCATTTATTAATAAGCTGGCAATGGGGTGAAGCATATTTTGCAGAGAAATTACTTGATTATGAATTAGCGTCAAATGTGGGCAACTGGCAATGGGCAGCAGGAACTGGTTGCGATGCAGCTCCTTATTTTAGAGTTTTTAATCCCGAAATCCAGCTTAAAAAATTTGATGAGAAAGGAATTTATATCCGAAAATGGATTCCTGAATTTGATTTAGGCTATAACGAACCAATGATTGAACATGCTTTTGCAAGAGATCGAGCTATTGCAACTTATAAAAAGGGAATCTTGAGGTAA
- a CDS encoding ABC1 kinase family protein, with translation MKTIDYIPTSKIERASKLVQTGAKVGVNYLKYYGEKIVNPDVTRDKLNENNAEDIYDGLKSLKGSALKVAQMLSMDKNFLPQAYVEKFSLSQFSVPPLSAPLVLKTFKTNFGKTPYEIFDEFNPNSVNAASIGQVHLAVKEGKQLAVKIQYPGVANSISSDLALVKPMAIRMFNLQGKDSDKYFKEVEDKLIEETNYLLELEQSQEVVNACKKIENLEFPNYYPEFSSEKIITMDWMTGIHLSEYTAKSRSQEESDTIGQALWDFYMYQIHVLRKVHADPHPGNFLVNDKNQLVALDFGCMKQIPNDFYIPYFELINKEVITDEKLFNEKLFELEILRTDDTKEEITYFTGMFHDLLSLFTKPFQSDTFDFSDEEFFDNIAQLGERFSKDTNLKKMNGNRGSKHFIYMNRTFFGLYNLMFDLKAKIQVNNYQKY, from the coding sequence ATGAAAACTATCGACTATATCCCAACTTCCAAAATAGAAAGGGCGAGCAAATTGGTTCAAACTGGAGCAAAAGTTGGAGTGAATTATTTGAAATATTACGGTGAAAAAATTGTAAACCCTGATGTAACTCGTGATAAATTAAACGAAAATAATGCCGAAGATATTTATGATGGGCTTAAAAGCTTAAAAGGAAGTGCGCTTAAAGTAGCACAGATGTTAAGCATGGATAAGAATTTCTTGCCACAAGCCTATGTTGAAAAATTTTCCTTGTCACAATTTTCAGTTCCGCCACTTTCAGCACCATTAGTCTTAAAAACATTTAAAACTAATTTTGGTAAAACACCTTATGAAATTTTTGATGAGTTTAACCCTAATTCAGTAAATGCAGCAAGTATTGGTCAGGTGCATTTAGCTGTAAAAGAGGGCAAGCAGTTAGCAGTTAAAATTCAATATCCAGGAGTTGCCAATAGTATTTCATCAGATTTGGCTTTGGTAAAACCAATGGCGATACGAATGTTTAATCTACAGGGAAAAGATTCAGATAAATATTTTAAGGAAGTAGAGGATAAGTTAATAGAAGAAACTAACTATTTATTAGAATTAGAACAGAGTCAGGAAGTAGTAAATGCTTGTAAAAAGATAGAAAATTTAGAGTTCCCAAATTACTATCCAGAGTTTTCTTCAGAGAAAATCATCACAATGGATTGGATGACAGGAATTCATCTTTCAGAATATACTGCCAAGAGTAGAAGCCAAGAAGAATCAGATACAATTGGTCAGGCACTTTGGGATTTTTATATGTATCAAATTCATGTTTTGCGTAAGGTACATGCAGATCCTCATCCTGGAAATTTCTTGGTAAACGATAAAAATCAGTTGGTAGCTTTAGATTTTGGATGCATGAAACAAATTCCAAATGATTTTTATATCCCTTATTTTGAGTTAATCAATAAGGAAGTGATAACTGATGAAAAGCTTTTTAATGAGAAACTATTCGAATTAGAAATTCTACGAACAGATGATACTAAAGAAGAGATAACCTATTTTACAGGAATGTTTCATGATTTATTATCATTATTCACAAAACCATTCCAATCCGATACATTCGATTTTTCAGATGAAGAGTTTTTTGATAATATTGCCCAATTAGGAGAACGTTTTTCTAAAGACACCAATCTCAAAAAAATGAATGGCAACCGTGGCTCGAAACATTTTATATACATGAACCGTACTTTCTTCGGGTTATATAATCTAATGTTCGATTTAAAAGCAAAAATTCAAGTAAATAATTATCAAAAATATTAG
- a CDS encoding TetR family transcriptional regulator C-terminal domain-containing protein, giving the protein MGAKKEILTKDKIVSLYMNYVLEHGQNPKTVFHFAKANDFEETEFYTFFGTFEGLEKEIFNLFFENTLELLDKNPEYQEYDMKNKMLSFYFTFFELLTANRSYAVQALKNNSNPIKNLVKLTTLRDSFKKYISLIITDDFRVQQEKLQNFQEKAIQETAWMQLLLTLKFWVDDASPAFEKTDIFIEKSVNVSFELMNVAPMNHLLDFGKFIFKEKIYSKQ; this is encoded by the coding sequence ATGGGAGCTAAAAAAGAAATATTGACAAAAGATAAAATTGTTTCTCTGTATATGAATTACGTTCTGGAACATGGACAAAATCCTAAAACTGTTTTTCATTTTGCAAAAGCAAATGATTTTGAAGAAACTGAATTTTATACTTTTTTTGGGACATTCGAAGGACTAGAGAAAGAAATTTTTAATCTGTTTTTTGAAAACACACTTGAATTATTAGATAAAAATCCAGAGTATCAAGAGTATGATATGAAAAATAAGATGCTCAGTTTTTACTTTACTTTTTTTGAATTATTAACAGCAAACCGTAGCTATGCTGTTCAAGCTTTAAAAAATAATTCAAACCCAATAAAAAACTTGGTAAAACTAACTACACTTCGTGATAGTTTTAAAAAATATATTAGTTTAATTATAACGGATGATTTTCGAGTTCAGCAAGAAAAGCTTCAAAACTTTCAAGAAAAAGCAATTCAAGAAACGGCATGGATGCAACTTTTGCTTACGCTTAAGTTTTGGGTAGACGATGCATCTCCAGCTTTTGAAAAAACAGATATTTTTATCGAAAAATCGGTAAATGTATCTTTTGAATTGATGAATGTAGCACCGATGAATCATTTGCTTGATTTTGGTAAATTTATTTTTAAAGAAAAAATATATAGTAAACAATGA
- a CDS encoding TIGR01777 family oxidoreductase: MSKNILLTGGSGFIGKKLSNLLISQGYSVSILTRTERKASENITYYKWNIENNYIDEVSVLKADYIIHLAGEGIAEKKWSNKRKKEIIDSRDKPINLIYSVLKKNNKSLDAFISASAVGIYGAFTSENICTEESPAANDFLGETCQKWETATECIKLLGIRTVIIRTGLVLGKGDGFLKKLVPLFKYRLGSIIGTGKQYMPWIHIDDLCNIYLLAITNTNMNGPYNAAVADDTNNAIFSKALANIYGYSIWLPKVPSFVIKLVMGEMSKIVLTGQRVSAQKIKNAGFKFKYSNLKPALISCLK, translated from the coding sequence ATGTCCAAAAACATTTTATTAACTGGTGGCTCTGGTTTTATAGGAAAGAAACTTTCAAATTTATTAATTAGTCAAGGCTATTCAGTCTCAATATTAACTCGCACTGAAAGAAAGGCTAGTGAAAATATTACTTATTATAAATGGAATATAGAAAATAATTATATAGATGAAGTTTCTGTTTTAAAAGCAGATTACATTATTCATCTCGCAGGCGAAGGTATTGCCGAAAAAAAATGGTCTAATAAGCGTAAGAAAGAAATTATTGATAGTAGAGACAAACCTATTAATCTCATTTATTCCGTTTTAAAAAAGAACAATAAATCCTTAGATGCTTTTATATCTGCATCTGCCGTTGGAATTTACGGTGCCTTTACAAGTGAAAACATCTGTACTGAAGAATCACCTGCAGCAAATGATTTTCTTGGAGAAACTTGTCAGAAATGGGAAACTGCTACTGAATGTATTAAATTACTAGGAATTCGTACTGTTATAATACGAACTGGTTTGGTTTTAGGTAAAGGTGATGGTTTCTTAAAAAAATTAGTTCCTCTTTTCAAATATCGCTTAGGATCAATTATAGGAACTGGAAAGCAATACATGCCTTGGATTCATATCGATGACTTATGCAACATCTACCTACTTGCTATTACAAATACCAATATGAATGGTCCATACAATGCTGCCGTTGCTGATGATACAAATAATGCTATTTTTTCTAAAGCTTTAGCAAATATATACGGGTATTCTATATGGTTACCTAAAGTTCCTTCTTTTGTAATTAAATTAGTGATGGGCGAAATGAGCAAAATTGTATTAACTGGTCAACGGGTTTCTGCTCAAAAAATAAAAAATGCAGGTTTTAAATTTAAATATTCAAATTTAAAACCTGCACTTATAAGTTGTTTGAAATAA
- a CDS encoding YceI family protein, producing MKKSTFLFLLLTVNFIVAQDKMRTSIGVINFEASVPFFEEVNAVNKAVIMVMEPGTSSFVCVAVMRDFRFKMDLMETHFNENYIESDRYPKAIFKGKIGKFDMKDINEIPKAYTIKGKLQIHGKTKEIEVSALLKKVAGGIEIISDFPLNTDDFNIKIPSMIESKISKRVNTSLEGVMK from the coding sequence ATGAAAAAAAGTACTTTTTTATTTTTATTACTTACCGTTAATTTTATTGTAGCACAAGATAAAATGAGAACTTCAATAGGTGTTATTAATTTTGAAGCTTCTGTACCTTTTTTTGAAGAGGTAAATGCAGTCAATAAAGCGGTAATTATGGTTATGGAGCCAGGAACAAGTAGTTTTGTTTGCGTGGCTGTAATGAGGGATTTTCGATTTAAAATGGATTTAATGGAAACCCATTTTAATGAAAATTATATCGAAAGTGATCGATATCCGAAAGCAATATTTAAAGGCAAAATTGGAAAATTCGACATGAAAGATATTAATGAGATACCTAAGGCATATACTATTAAAGGGAAACTTCAGATTCATGGGAAGACAAAAGAAATTGAAGTAAGTGCACTACTTAAAAAAGTAGCCGGAGGTATAGAAATTATTTCAGATTTTCCGCTTAATACAGATGATTTTAATATTAAGATACCATCAATGATAGAAAGCAAAATATCCAAAAGAGTAAATACAAGTTTGGAGGGAGTGATGAAATAA
- a CDS encoding acyl-CoA thioesterase — protein MSSDTNFKTVASSRISISELMLPSHANFSGKIHGGYILSLLDQIAFASASKFSGHYCVTASVDTVNFLKPIEVGELVTMKASVNYVGKSSMIVGIRVEAENIQTGAVKHCNSSYFTMVAKDKEGKSVPVPGLILSSLEEVRRFCKCLKQIEVKKEIENHAVESNYSSIETLATLNKYNVLLELN, from the coding sequence ATGAGTTCAGATACAAACTTTAAAACAGTTGCTAGTTCTAGAATAAGCATCTCAGAATTAATGCTTCCATCGCATGCTAATTTTAGTGGTAAGATACACGGAGGTTATATATTATCATTGTTAGATCAGATTGCTTTTGCTAGTGCATCTAAATTCTCAGGTCATTATTGTGTAACTGCTTCAGTAGATACAGTTAATTTTTTAAAACCTATTGAAGTAGGGGAATTGGTTACTATGAAAGCTTCGGTTAATTATGTTGGTAAAAGCTCAATGATTGTAGGGATTCGAGTTGAGGCCGAAAATATTCAAACAGGTGCTGTAAAACATTGTAATTCTTCTTACTTTACTATGGTCGCAAAAGATAAAGAAGGGAAAAGTGTTCCTGTTCCGGGACTTATTTTGTCTAGCCTAGAAGAAGTAAGACGTTTTTGTAAATGTTTGAAGCAAATTGAGGTAAAAAAAGAAATAGAAAATCATGCAGTAGAATCTAATTATAGCTCTATCGAAACATTGGCAACTTTAAATAAATACAATGTTTTATTAGAATTAAATTAA
- the rmuC gene encoding DNA recombination protein RmuC: MSNLFPFLFVFIIALIIGAFIGKLIFSARFQSEKVSLNEKLIALTNQFQQQKEHFQSEKNNFEKQFQVTNSDKEIIRTEKDSLAIQLSKKEVDFENLWERHKEQKNEVEQLQEKFTREFENLANKILEEKSTKFTAQNNENMKNILLPLQDKILGFEKKVEDTHKESIDYHAALRQQIIGLSEMNAQMSKETLNLTKALKGDSKMQGNWGELVLERVLEKSGLEKGREYEVQQSFTNEVGLRVLPDVVIHLPDGKKMIVDSKVSLTAYEKWINEEDDNLKADYLKEHVQSIKRHVEQLGNKNYHDLYQIESPDFVLLFIPIEPAFAIALNEEATLYNRAFEKNIVIVTPTTLLATLRTIDSMWTNQKQQENAFEIARQAGALYDKFEGFIGDLIKIGNKINDSKTEYESAMSKLVEGRGNLITSVEKLKKMGAKAKKSLPESILTRANNNEN, from the coding sequence ATGTCAAATCTGTTTCCTTTCTTATTCGTTTTTATTATTGCTTTAATTATTGGAGCTTTTATAGGTAAGCTTATTTTTTCTGCACGATTTCAATCAGAAAAGGTAAGCTTGAACGAAAAGTTAATTGCTTTGACAAATCAGTTTCAACAGCAAAAAGAACATTTTCAATCAGAAAAAAATAACTTTGAAAAACAATTTCAAGTAACAAATTCGGATAAAGAAATTATCCGAACCGAAAAAGATAGTCTTGCAATTCAGTTATCAAAAAAAGAAGTTGATTTTGAGAATTTGTGGGAACGTCATAAAGAACAAAAAAATGAAGTAGAACAACTTCAGGAAAAATTCACCAGAGAATTTGAAAATCTTGCGAATAAAATACTTGAAGAAAAATCGACAAAATTTACTGCACAGAATAATGAAAACATGAAAAATATCTTGTTGCCCTTACAAGATAAAATTTTGGGTTTTGAAAAAAAAGTAGAGGATACACATAAAGAAAGTATTGATTACCATGCTGCCTTACGTCAACAAATAATTGGGTTAAGTGAAATGAACGCTCAAATGAGTAAAGAAACACTGAACTTGACAAAAGCCTTGAAAGGAGATAGTAAAATGCAAGGGAATTGGGGAGAATTGGTTTTAGAACGAGTTCTTGAAAAATCAGGATTAGAAAAAGGAAGGGAATACGAAGTACAGCAAAGTTTTACTAATGAGGTTGGTCTTCGTGTTCTACCTGATGTGGTGATTCATTTGCCCGATGGCAAAAAAATGATTGTAGATTCAAAAGTATCATTAACGGCGTATGAAAAATGGATCAACGAAGAAGATGATAACCTAAAAGCCGATTACTTAAAGGAGCATGTACAATCTATAAAACGTCATGTTGAGCAACTTGGGAATAAAAATTATCATGATTTATATCAAATAGAAAGCCCAGATTTTGTTTTGCTTTTTATACCGATAGAACCCGCTTTTGCAATAGCATTAAATGAAGAAGCTACCTTATATAATAGAGCTTTCGAAAAAAACATTGTAATTGTTACACCAACTACATTATTAGCAACTCTGCGAACTATTGACAGTATGTGGACAAATCAGAAACAACAAGAAAATGCTTTTGAAATTGCTCGTCAAGCAGGGGCATTATATGATAAGTTTGAGGGATTTATAGGCGATTTAATTAAAATTGGAAATAAGATAAATGACTCAAAAACGGAGTATGAAAGTGCTATGAGCAAGCTAGTAGAAGGCAGAGGAAATTTAATTACAAGTGTTGAGAAATTAAAGAAAATGGGAGCAAAGGCTAAGAAATCACTTCCAGAAAGTATATTGACAAGAGCAAATAATAATGAAAACTAA
- a CDS encoding protease complex subunit PrcB family protein: MKKIILGLFVAFGISSCSLNSDNDYQSCGDYSNVAFSGFPLECNYTIKDMPAKPTAIAIKTQEKMDSFFVKNTNPCTTPTPVNPNIDFTKNYLVGILAGPKPTGGYEIKISSIVENSCEVIVQYYEKEPLPNESVTPAVTNPYDFVLIPKTDKPIYLNKVSQNKNFVVLGSYSSKCTGPDCQLFFNINNLNIRQYFNVVVGQYDFSKYNYKTLTKKGDYSDFIKLVPTEILNLNVENKTYGNPDSGDQGGIYFELSQGTKVTKVLIDNNNTPDQSPEIITFKKAIKDKIAVLRN; the protein is encoded by the coding sequence ATGAAAAAAATTATTTTAGGTCTATTTGTTGCTTTTGGTATCAGCTCTTGTTCTTTGAACTCTGATAATGATTATCAAAGCTGCGGTGATTATAGTAATGTTGCTTTTTCTGGTTTTCCTTTAGAATGCAACTATACTATAAAAGACATGCCTGCTAAACCTACTGCGATAGCAATAAAAACACAAGAAAAAATGGATTCTTTTTTTGTCAAAAACACGAATCCTTGTACTACACCAACTCCTGTAAATCCCAACATTGATTTTACCAAAAATTACTTAGTAGGTATTCTTGCTGGACCAAAACCTACAGGTGGATATGAAATAAAAATTAGCTCTATTGTAGAAAACTCTTGTGAAGTAATAGTTCAATATTATGAAAAAGAGCCTTTACCTAATGAGTCTGTTACTCCTGCCGTAACAAACCCTTATGATTTTGTTTTAATACCTAAAACAGACAAACCTATTTATTTAAATAAGGTAAGTCAAAATAAAAACTTTGTTGTTCTAGGAAGCTACAGTAGCAAATGTACTGGTCCTGATTGCCAATTATTTTTTAACATCAATAATCTAAACATACGTCAATATTTTAATGTAGTAGTTGGTCAATATGATTTTAGCAAATACAACTATAAAACATTGACCAAAAAAGGAGATTATTCTGACTTTATAAAGCTAGTTCCTACAGAAATTTTAAACCTAAATGTTGAAAATAAAACCTACGGGAACCCAGATTCTGGTGATCAAGGAGGAATTTATTTTGAATTAAGCCAAGGCACAAAAGTCACTAAAGTACTGATAGACAACAACAACACACCTGACCAAAGCCCAGAAATCATCACGTTTAAAAAAGCAATTAAAGATAAAATTGCAGTATTAAGAAACTAA
- a CDS encoding RNA polymerase sigma factor: MEDNLDLLIKKCIDNDRGGQLRIYQLFSPVLYGICLKYMKNEDDAKDVFQEAFIIVFQKIKQYKFEGSFEGWMKRIFINKLIETLKKKKRDYHFLDVFDSETEIIEEEELETIPITQEKLIEYIQDLPDQYRMVFNLFVFEKMKHKEIAEMLQITEGTSKSNLNRAKKILQTKILAVLNFKTA, from the coding sequence TTGGAAGACAATTTAGACTTACTTATAAAAAAGTGCATTGACAATGACAGAGGAGGGCAATTGAGAATTTATCAATTGTTCTCTCCTGTATTGTATGGAATTTGTCTAAAATACATGAAGAATGAAGATGATGCAAAAGATGTCTTTCAAGAAGCTTTTATAATCGTTTTTCAAAAGATTAAGCAATATAAATTCGAAGGGAGTTTTGAGGGATGGATGAAACGAATTTTCATCAATAAACTTATAGAAACTCTAAAAAAGAAAAAAAGAGATTACCATTTTTTGGATGTTTTTGACTCAGAAACAGAAATTATCGAGGAAGAAGAACTAGAAACTATTCCGATAACGCAAGAGAAACTAATCGAATATATTCAGGATTTACCCGACCAATACAGAATGGTTTTTAATCTATTTGTTTTCGAAAAAATGAAACACAAAGAGATTGCCGAAATGCTCCAAATTACCGAAGGGACTTCTAAATCAAACTTAAATAGGGCGAAAAAAATATTACAAACAAAAATTTTGGCCGTATTAAATTTTAAAACAGCATGA